The sequence below is a genomic window from Dioscorea cayenensis subsp. rotundata cultivar TDr96_F1 chromosome 6, TDr96_F1_v2_PseudoChromosome.rev07_lg8_w22 25.fasta, whole genome shotgun sequence.
CCAAGGTTTGTTTTCCATATACAACAAACACACACTTGTATCATCGAAACAAGGCCGGCCTCTCCGGCCTCGCACCGCCGCCCGGAGAAACCCTGAGCGTGTCACCGGAGTTGCGGCTTCTCCGTCTATCATTTTGATCATGTTGAAGATCAAGCAAGTGAGGAGAAAACATGAGAGAACTTTGGTGATGGTAGTAGGCATGAGATCATTTTGAGATTGTTCTTTGTTTGAGCATATATGGATGTTTATCCTGGGTTGGTTTATTATAATGTGGTGGGTTTGGGAATCTTTTAACTACTCTATGCTTCCTCTCCAATGAACTTAATTTTATCAAGAGTTAGTAGCATTAGGTTCTCCAAAACAAAGATATTcctagttttatatatatatatatatatatatttattattattattattattattatttttcaataggTGACAAATAGCCCAATTTAAAAGGTGGATGATTCATTAATAGAAGTTGTTAGTtttgctttttatatatatacatatacatatttgATGAGAATTTTATAATCAGGAGCTTACATTATAATATCATAATGaaagtataaattttttcattaaagGGGGTTTTAAATTTGATCAAATAAAATTGGTTCAAGCTGTAGAAATTTGAGTGACTAAATCAATGATTTTGACTATAGTTTGTTAAACATATAAAACAATCATTAATGGAAAAtctaaattaatgaaaaatatttgttttaatttatacaATTTTCGTTCAACttaaaatttagatatttaattaatcatcttttgagtttaatgattaaattaataaagatgCTTTATTCATCAACTAGTAAATGTAACCGAAAAgattaaatattatcattattatactTCATAAACACGGATTGTGGTTTTTAAAgccaaaaattgaaattaaataagagaaattttttttaaaaaaaaaaaaaaaagttgactttgttgattttgaagtttatcaatatttttatgataaataaacCACGTGTTAACGTTACATTGGTGCTTTTGTGTGGATGTCTCACCCAATAAAAATAGGACACGTCACAATGAAACTTTAGTTGCTGTTTGTTTCCATACATTGGATCCAACGGTAAACACCGCGTGAAACCTCGACCTCCTCGTTCTGTCTATAAATATCATGcctaatttttcttcttgattttgtgaaaaaatttataatcgAAGGAGAAATCTCGAATCGAAGTGAAGATGGTTGAGGGATTGAGCAACATGGAATCGATAAGGAAGTGGGTCGTGGATCACAAGCTGCGAACAGTTGGTAATCCTTcgaattttcccttttttttttctaaattttttgggATATTTTTGGTGtgagatttgattttgatttggtttttttgttttgggaattgAAGGATGCCTTTGGATTAGCGGCATTGCGGGTTCTATGGCGTATAATTGGTCTCGGCCTAATATGAAGCCCAGTGTCAAGATCATTCATGCAAGGTTTGATTTTTAACTTTTTGATAGCCGTGTTCTTTGGTTGCATTAATTCTGGtttgctttttatatttttgttttttgttttttttttttgggttgaatCGATGAATAGGAGTGAAAAGTTGAAATTTTGGGAGGATTTAGGTTTCCAAGTAACCTTGATGTATTGTTTATCTGACTTATGGTTCTTTTAACAGTTAATTATGTTTGGTAATGTTTGTAAGGCTGAAACTTTGGAAGTCTAGATTTgttattttgatacaaatcagTATCTATATGGTAATAGATTGATTGAAATAGTGACATTTGTCTTCCTGGCATTTTTTCAATGATGGCAATCAATGAATGGTAGTGAAAACctgaatttattttttggggATTTTAGGTTTCCAAATAACCTGGATAAATTCTTGTTTGAGTTGGttcatgattattgttttgatatgtattcttttagatgattttttgaataatgatttgagttttgataacTAATTGTTACGTTTGACAATGTTCATGGGCCTCAAGTTTTGGAAGGCTTGATTTGTTTTTCAGACACAAATCAATACATGGAGGGTGGTAGAATGATCAAATAGAGACATTTGTCTTTCTAGTGTTGATAGTTGTATTGTTGTGTGCTTTGTGACTGGAGTCTTGAATTGAGAAGTTATATTAGTGAGAATGTTAAGCTGTTGTTTAATGTGCTTTTGGGAATTGAAACTAGAATGTGATATTCTATGTCGCTTCGTTCTGGCTACCAGAgatcacaataaaattgaaggaTTTTATATGaggaaataaattttatttcaaggATATAGGTGCTGGCAGCGCTGCTGTAGGAATTTACTGATGAGACccattgttttatttatcaCATTGGGGCTCTATTTGGAGACCAGGTGATTTAAGTTGCTGCCAAACTTTATATTTGGTTTTCGTGAaatgaacaagaaaagaaaagagacatgttgttttatatattttgactTCGAGTAGCAACTTGAGTACATTTCAAATGGGTTTCAAGCAAACTGGCAATCTATTGTAAGTTGTTTATATATTGTAATTTGACCTCTTGTAGACTAATATTATCGGATCCCTAATTGAAAGAATCATTTGTTGTTATACTTATGGGTTTTGGCTTATTTTGAGGCATAAATGTTTAGCATGAAGCCCTTGGAGAAAGTAAATGAATGAACCATTTGCTTGTTGATTAAAGAAGATGCTGGTTAAACACATACATCCAACATCTTTGTCAGAGACAGATCTACCACCATCTCTATTTGTCAACATATTCCAAGTTCTTTCAAACactattttgatgaaattatcgGTAATAACCATGAAGTAGTGGACAGTAAAATTGCTAGAAGTGTTTGTGGGTTGTTTGGGATCGAGTATGTGTTTTGGTATTTTAGTATCAAGAGATATTTCTGTCCATGGGGAAAGATAACCCAATGGTACTATTAGATCAGAAGATTTATTTTAGACAGAAGAAACAGCTGCAATGGATTATTAAATTGTGGGTACCAGCATTGAGATGTGAGTATGCAGTTTACAATCTTCTATCTTGATCATCAAGAGTAAAATAAGAGTGCTATCTTTCAACATTGATTACAAAGTCCGACCTTTTTTACTTACAACCTGTTAAAAGAGCATCTATATTATCAAATCTTTCTCATTTCTAACTGCTCACTATTGCTTTTCATACTTGCCAATACATTTTGTCATCGAAGTAgccattttctttattttgttatttctcaTCTTCGAGTTGCCACAATGCTTACCATTATATGCTATAACCTGATTCACTAACATAGTCAAACTGATGATCAATTCTTATAGGTTACATGCTCAGGCACTCACCCTGGCTGCTCTGGCCGGAGCCGCTGTGGTTGAATACTATGACCACAAGTCGGGATCCGGATCGGGAACAGGATCAAAGGTGGACAAAGTACACAAATCAATTCCTGACTCATTCACAGAAGGATTAAAGATCGACAGCTCCCGAGGTTCTCATCTCTTCATGTAAACCAATACAAACATTTTTTTGCAGGTCCTCAGTTGTGAGGACATTTTTGTTACTACTCTGGTTAAACACTTTCATTCAGAGACGAGCTTTTCCTTTCATTGACTGGAAATTAACTATCCTTTCCGTTTCTAAATAAATTGTTattccaattttttttgtgGAGTAAACAAATGTAATTTAAACTTTGTtcaattcaatcaaattatttGATGTCCAACCATTCATTAGCATTCAGTTCAACTGGGttttttgctgattttccagTGATTGTTTAAGCACATTTCCATTCTATTCAAGCTTGAAATTTTAATGTAATTATTTAAGCACGCTTATAAAGATTTAGTAATTATTTATCagttaatgtaaaaaaaaaatgatgcaataaaaatattttaaattgataaaaagaAAGTACTTATTGGGACTTGGGTCAATGAAAGATTAGTTGGGCCGGGCCGGGCCGAGCCTTCATTTGGAGAACTATAAATACTAGCCTCGAGGATGCAAAGATCTCTCTCTGTTCTttctaaaaccctaaccctaatcgaGGATCGCCGGCGGCGGCAAGAGATCTCGAGATGAGCCGTGGAGGCAGCGGAGCTACAGCGGCGAAAGCCGGGAAGAAGAAGGGATCGACGTTCGTGATCGATTGTACAAAGCCGGTGGATGACAAGATCATGGACATTGCCTCTCTTGAGAAGTTCCTCCAGGAACGCATCAAGGTTGCTGGTGGGAAGCCTGGCGCATTTTGGTGATGCTATCACTGTTTCTCGTGAGAAGACCAAGATCACCGTCACCTCTGATGGCCCGTTCTCGAAAAGGTAGCAAAGATTCTCCATTTTACTGATTTTGTGCTTGGTTATTTGTTGATAATACAATGCATTGAGATCTATGTGCAATAGATTGgtcaaaaattacttttttattttgattgtgaAAATTAGGGCTTTGGTTGGATTGTTTATACTCATACGTGAAGGAAAGTGTTATAGGCTTCTTTTTTTTAGCTTTAATATTGGCAATATTTTTCAAGGAAGGAATGCCTATGTATTGCTAATGAGTTTAGATATATTGTAGAATTAAATGAAACTTAGAagaattagtttttatttttagaaacttTAGGATATACTGTAAAAATTATGTCTTTAGCTAAGCTTATTGGTTTAGATATATTGTAGAATTAAATGAAACTTAGAagaattagtttttattttgacGAATGTTAAGCTATACTGTAAAAACTTATGTCTTTTAGCTTAGTTTGTGCAGTTAGAGTTGCACATCTTTTCATGATTTGAAAGCTGGAGGCAATGTAGACATAATGGTAAAGTGAACATTCTGTTATTATAATGGCAGTGATCGAATGGTGTTTCAGATTTTTCTGAAAAGAAGGTTGTTTGTAAGTTGATTGCTTCTTTCCagctttgtattttctttaattaaatttcaaaggtGAATGCTATCTCAGACTACACGTTAGGAATATACTAGTATGTATGACAATagctttgttttgttgttgaatcTTAAGGGAGCAAACTGATTTTCATGTCTTGTGGGAAAGATGTTGATTTTTTATCAGAGTTTTATTGGTTCTTGACTAAATGGCCAAAGCTGTTGTTAGATCATCTTTGAA
It includes:
- the LOC120262850 gene encoding LOW QUALITY PROTEIN: 60S ribosomal protein L22-3-like (The sequence of the model RefSeq protein was modified relative to this genomic sequence to represent the inferred CDS: deleted 1 base in 1 codon) → MSRGGSGATAAKAGKKKGSTFVIDCTKPVDDKIMDIASLEKFLQERIKVAGGKPGAFGDAITVSREKTKITVTSDGPFSKRYLKYLTKKYLKKHNVRDWLRVISSNKDRNVYELRYFNIAENEAEEE